One window from the genome of Benincasa hispida cultivar B227 unplaced genomic scaffold, ASM972705v1 Contig508, whole genome shotgun sequence encodes:
- the LOC120069574 gene encoding F-box protein At5g49610-like, which translates to MEIEEAIMRLVLRYLPAKSLIRFKSVSKNWYNWISSPFFAHQQATHFTKTSGFVSQSDHRLCPFFIPLHRHSHGVPSSTPLFFLPESSTVRTTSHGLLCCKSTFEDNTYFITNPTTEQWTKLPEPTLFHSSATAVALAFTPSTYNFYSHFQLICAVPIDSVHAVYFEIYSSRTNSWRLADSQYFYDGDDLSFKGDGLLMNGFVYWEMSNGIVLGFDLKYEEHGEILLPRDLPRPHHGALMEMNGELCYITVITMKNDDNDYYWLVVYGGGGNEMVLKRRIPLHDHNGGLMMRGDIEGEVRVLSCLSEGAVMILVGSNMILYHVEERKGKFVGKVGPMEVAAVDVDDGGLRFLPYVNTLVSVCPVEEMPPEDHEFDKILKSKGSIV; encoded by the coding sequence ATGGAGATTGAAGAAGCTATAATGAGGCTTGTTCTTCGTTACCTCCCAGCAAAATCCCTAATCAGATTCAAATCCGTCTCAAAGAACTGGTACAATTGGATCAGTTCCCCCTTCTTCGCTCACCAACAAGCCACTCATTTCACCAAAACCTCCGGCTTCGTCTCTCAATCCGACCACCGTCTCTGCCCCTTCTTCATCCCTCTCCACCGCCACTCCCACGGCGTTCCTTCCTCCACCCCCCTCTTCTTCCTCCCGGAATCCTCCACCGTCAGAACCACTTCCCACGGCCTCCTCTGCTGCAAAAGCACTTTCGAAGACAACACTTATTTCATAACCAATCCCACCACTGAACAATGGACAAAACTCCCTGAACCCACTCTGTTTCACTCCTCTGCCACTGCCGTTGCCCTCGCTTTTACTCCCTCCACTTACAACTTCTACTCCCACTTCCAACTCATATGCGCTGTCCCTATTGATTCAGTTCATGctgtttattttgaaatttactCTTCTAGGACCAATTCTTGGAGACTTGCTGATTCCCAATACTTCTATGATGGTGATGATTTGAGCTTTAAAGGGGATGGTTTGTTAATGAATGGATTTGTGTATTGGGAGATGTCGAATGGCATCGTTCTCGGGTTCGATTTGAAATATGAAGAACATGGGGAGATTTTGCTCCCTCGTGATCTTCCTCGTCCTCACCATGGAGCTCTAATGGAGATGAATGGAGAGTTGTGTTACATTACGGTAATTACGATGAAGAATGACGACAATGATTATTATTGGTTGGTGGTGTATGGCGGCGGCGGCAATGAGATGGTGTTGAAGAGAAGAATTCCACTTCATGATCACAATGGGGGTTTGATGATGAGAGGGGATATTGAAGGAGAGGTTAGAGTTTTGTCTTGTTTAAGTGAGGGTGCGGTGATGATTCTTGTGGGGAGCAATATGATTCTCTATCATGTGGAAGAAAGGAAGGGGAAGTTTGTTGGAAAAGTAGGTCCGATGGAGGTTGCCGCTGTCGATGTCGATGACGGTGGCTTGAGGTTTCTGCCGTACGTGAATACCCTTGTGAGTGTGTGTCCAGTGGAAGAGATGCCGCCGGAGGATCATGAGTTTGATAAGATTTTGAAAAGCAAGGGCAGCATTGTTTAG